In a single window of the Rhopalosiphum padi isolate XX-2018 chromosome 1, ASM2088224v1, whole genome shotgun sequence genome:
- the LOC132931901 gene encoding uncharacterized protein LOC132931901: MKGLLYAVCAIGLCAHAFAGEEAKKDTAKVEPKAADSSKGKRHLSSFGYGGYESDGGFESYGIGSAGYGSGYAVQGYAAHDIGYHGHAQLLSKTIVKEVGHPYPVPVEKHVPYPVKVAVPVDRPYPVHVPRPYPVHVEKPVPYTVKVPVPQPYAVYKEVPYPVKVPVDRPYAVHVPKPYQVVVEKHVPYPVEKQVPYPVKVPVDRPYPVHVPVEKHVPYPVEKHVPYPVHVPVDRPYPVTVEKHVPYTVDRPVPYPVEKHVPYPVKVPVKVEVPVPYEVPSHDEYHVSSYSSPSYGNSYGPSHSTSYSHSYGPSHGVSSYGASSYGSSSYGSSHGSSY, translated from the coding sequence ATGAAGGGTTTGTTATACGCAGTGTGCGCGATCGGTCTGTGCGCTCACGCTTTTGCCGGCGAAGAGGCGAAGAAAGATACAGCCAAGGTAGAACCAAAGGCAGCCGACTCCAGCAAAGGCAAGAGGCATCTTTCGTCATTCGGTTACGGTGGTTATGAATCTGATGGCGGTTTCGAATCGTACGGCATCGGCAGCGCCGGCTACGGATCCGGTTACGCCGTGCAGGGTTACGCCGCACACGACATCGGTTACCACGGTCACGCCCAACTGTTGTCCAAGACCATCGTCAAGGAAGTCGGACACCCGTACCCCGTGCCCGTTGAGAAGCACGTGCCATACCCCGTAAAGGTTGCCGTGCCCGTCGACCGCCCTTACCCAGTGCACGTACCTCGCCCATACCCAGTGCACGTTGAGAAACCAGTGCCATACACCGTCAAAGTTCCCGTGCCACAGCCGTACGCAGTCTACAAGGAAGTGCCATACCCAGTGAAGGTGCCCGTCGACAGGCCGTACGCCGTCCACGTGCCCAAGCCCTACCAGGTGGTCGTCGAGAAGCACGTCCCATACCCAGTCGAGAAGCAAGTCCCATACCCAGTCAAGGTGCCCGTTGACCGTCCATACCCAGTCCACGTACCAGTCGAGAAGCACGTCCCATACCCAGTCGAGAAACACGTACCATACCCCGTCCACGTACCAGTCGACCGCCCGTACCCGGTGACAGTCGAGAAGCACGTCCCGTACACTGTTGACAGACCAGTACCATACCCAGTCGAGAAGCACGTCCCATACCCAGTCAAGGTTCCCGTCAAGGTCGAAGTACCAGTGCCATACGAAGTGCCCAGCCACGACGAATACCACGTCAGCAGCTACAGCTCTCCGTCGTACGGTAACTCGTACGGACCATCCCACAGCACTTCGTACAGCCACTCTTACGGACCATCCCACGGCGTCTCGTCCTACGGCGCATCGTCATACGGCTCATCGTCCTACGGATCGTCTCACGGCAGCTCGTACTAA